A genomic region of Rhipicephalus sanguineus isolate Rsan-2018 chromosome 3, BIME_Rsan_1.4, whole genome shotgun sequence contains the following coding sequences:
- the LOC119388328 gene encoding ATP synthase subunit C lysine N-methyltransferase: MDPPAKRKWRKLLGKVAIAVTGCSAVGILAVAVPFLSPALRKICLPYVPATDAQVRNVASLLQRRPRCSAVVDLGSGDGRIVLAAARLGFARCVGVELNPWLVAYSRLRALRTTSARFVRADLWHLDLTPFDNVVIFGVQQMMTPLERKLVHQLKPGSWVLACRFPLPTLQPDETYGTGVDAVWLYRIKGSGVAHLVDRL, from the coding sequence ATGGACCCACCGGCGAAGCGTAAGTGGCGTAAGCTGCTCGGGAAGGTGGCAATCGCAGTTACTGGATGCAGCGCCGTGGGCATCCTCGCAGTCGCTGTGCCTTTTTTGTCGCCTGCTTTGCGCAAAATCTGCCTGCCGTACGTGCCGGCGACCGATGCACAAGTGCGCAACGTGGCGTCTCTGCTGCAGCGACGGCCCCGATGCTCGGCCGTGGTCGACCTGGGTAGCGGCGACGGCCGCATCGTCCTCGCGGCCGCCAGGCTGGGCTTCGCGCGTTGCGTCGGTGTGGAGCTCAACCCGTGGCTCGTTGCCTACTCGAGGCTGCGAGCGCTGCGAACAACGAGCGCGCGCTTTGTGCGAGCCGACCTGTGGCACTTGGACCTGACACCGTTCGACAACGTGGTAATCTTCGGCGTCCAGCAGATGATGACCCCGCTGGAACGAAAGCTTGTGCATCAGCTCAAGCCTGGAAGCTGGGTGTTGGCATGCAGATTTCCCCTGCCCACGCTCCAACCAGACGAAACTTACGGCACTGGTGTTGACGCGGTCTGGCTTTACCGCATAAAGGGCTCGGGCGTAGCACATCTCGTCGACAGATTGTAG